The Gemmatimonadales bacterium DNA window CACCATCGGGTACCCACCGGTCGCGAGGATCATCGCGGTGCGCTTCTGGCGCATCAGCTCCTGCGTCCCCTCGAGCGTCGGGATCGTCATCGAGAGGACGAGGTCTTTCGGGGCCCCCGCTCCCACCGCGGCGTCGTGCATGATGCGTGCCGCCTCGTTGATGCACTTCACCGCCCTCGGGTGCGGCGACATCACGATGGCGTTGCGGCCCTTCACGCTGATCAGCGCCTTGTAGATGGCGGTGGAGGTCGGGTTGGTGGTGGGGATGAGCGCCGCGACGACGCCCATCGGTACGGCCATCTCCTTCACCTTGAGCTCGGGGATCTCGCGGATCACGCCTACCGTCTTGAGCGGCCGGATGTACTTGAGGACGTCATCGGCGCCGAACTTGTTCTTGAGGACCTTGTCCTCGTAGCGCCCCATGCCCGTCTCGTCCACGGCCAGGCGCGCCAGCGGCTCGGCGGAGGCGGAGGCCGCGCGGGCCATCGCTTCTACGACGCGGTCGGTCTCTTCCTGGGTGGCGTGCGCGAAGGCCTGCTGCGCGGCGTGGGCCCGCTCCACCAGGTCCCGGGCTTCCTGGACCGACGCGAGGTCCTTGTCCACGGTACCGGGCCGCGCTCGCTAGGTGGAGTGGCCGAGGGCGCGGAAGTGCGCGAGCAGCTCTTCGCGGTTGGCGATGGAGAGCTCGCGCCCCTTGAGCGGGAAGTCGGGCATCTGGCGGGCGCGATGGCGGAGATCCACGACCTTCATCTCAGCGAGCGGGACATCGCCTCTCGCGGGATTGCCGGCGCTGCCCTCCTCGGCGGCGTCGGACATGAGCTCGAGGCCCGGATACGGACGCGGGATGACGTGCACGGACACCAACTGGCCCACCTTGCTGGCAGCGGCCGCGCCGGCGTCCACCGCCGCTTTCACGGAGGCGACGTCGCCGGAGAAAAGGACGGTGATAAGGGCGGGATCGGTCCTCTCGGTACCCAGCAGCTTGACCGGCGCCGCCTTCACGCCCGCGTCAGCCGCTTCGATCGCCCCCACCAGCCCCCTGGTCTCGATCAGGCCGAGGGCCTGTTCGGTCCAGGACGACATGCCCGGGCTCCTACACGCCCTTCGGGAGGATGAGCTCGATGTCCGCGTGAGGCCGCGGGATGACGTGGACCGACACCAGCTCGCCGACGCGCTCGGCGGCCGCGGCACCGGCGTCCGTGGCGGCCTTCACCGCGCCCACGTCGCCGCGCACCATGACGGTGACGTAACCGCCGCCCACCTTCTCCTTGCCGACGAGCTTCACGTTCGCGGCCTTGACCATGGCGTCCGCGGCCTCGATCGCGCCGACGAGGCCCTTGGTTTCGATCATGCCGAGCGCTTCAAGTGGCATGGCTCCTCCGAATGTGGCACGCTGGGAAAAACTCCGTGCCACAGTACGTGCTCCCGCCTCAAAAGTCAATAGAAACCAAGCGCTTGCGCCACTCCCCCCGGGGGAGCATTATGGGCGCGTGAGCGGCGAACGCGTGGTTGTGGTGGGCGATGCGCACCTGGGGTCGGCCAACATCCGGGACGAGGAAGCGTTCCACGAGCTCCTCGACGCCGTGCCCTCGCTCGGCGACCGGCTGCTCGTCATGGGAGACCTCTTCGACTTCTGGTTCGAGTACCGGGCCGTTATCCCCCGCCGTCCCTTCAAGACCCTCACCAAGCTGGCCGTCCTGGCCGAGAAGGGGGTGCGGGTGGAGATGTTCGGGGGGAACCATGACCGCTGGGGAGGGACGTTTTGGGGGGAGGACCTCAAGATCCCGTTCCACGCCGAAGGCACGGACCTGGTGATCGCCGGCCGGACGGCCCACGTGGCCCACGGCGACGGGCTGGCCGAGCAGACTCTGGGGGGGAAGCTGCTCCACTGGATCACCCGGAGCCGGTTCACGATCGGCGCCTTCAAAGCGCTGCACCCCGACTTCGGCTTCAAGCTCGCCGACCGGCTCTCCGGCGGCCTGGCGGAGGGCAACAAGTCGCCCGAGGCGATTGACGCGGCGGCGGCAGCTCAGGAGACCTGGGCCCGCGCGCTGATGGACAGCCGCCCCGACCTGGGATTGGTCGTTCTCGCCCACACGCACCGGCAGCGGCTGCTGGAGGTGGCGCCGGGTAGGTTCTATC harbors:
- a CDS encoding BMC domain-containing protein; its protein translation is MSSWTEQALGLIETRGLVGAIEAADAGVKAAPVKLLGTERTDPALITVLFSGDVASVKAAVDAGAAAASKVGQLVSVHVIPRPYPGLELMSDAAEEGSAGNPARGDVPLAEMKVVDLRHRARQMPDFPLKGRELSIANREELLAHFRALGHST
- the eutM gene encoding ethanolamine utilization microcompartment protein EutM; amino-acid sequence: MPLEALGMIETKGLVGAIEAADAMVKAANVKLVGKEKVGGGYVTVMVRGDVGAVKAATDAGAAAAERVGELVSVHVIPRPHADIELILPKGV
- a CDS encoding UDP-2,3-diacylglucosamine diphosphatase — protein: MSGERVVVVGDAHLGSANIRDEEAFHELLDAVPSLGDRLLVMGDLFDFWFEYRAVIPRRPFKTLTKLAVLAEKGVRVEMFGGNHDRWGGTFWGEDLKIPFHAEGTDLVIAGRTAHVAHGDGLAEQTLGGKLLHWITRSRFTIGAFKALHPDFGFKLADRLSGGLAEGNKSPEAIDAAAAAQETWARALMDSRPDLGLVVLAHTHRQRLLEVAPGRFYLNAGQWMVDRAYAVVGPETITPLRWPARP